One genomic window of Punica granatum isolate Tunisia-2019 chromosome 1, ASM765513v2, whole genome shotgun sequence includes the following:
- the LOC116187291 gene encoding bet1-like SNARE 1-2, producing the protein MSYKRDSRASRASLFDNYSNIEEGRGSSSSRSHEINEHDNDKAVDSLHDRVTFLKRLTGDIHNEVENHNHLLDKMGKSMDASRGTMSRTVDRFKKVFDKKSNRQVCKLAAYFVVLFISVYFLIKFVGYFMWR; encoded by the exons GGACTCTCGTGCCTCTAGGGCCTCTCTTTTTGATAATTACAGTAATATCGAGGAAGGGCGTGGAAGCTCCTCTTCACGCTCCCATGAAATTAATGAGCATGACAATGACAAAGCTGTGGACAGTTTGCATGACAGAGTGACGTTCCTGAAGAGG TTAACTGGTGACATACACAATGAGGTGGAAAATCATAATCATCTCCTCGACAAAATG GGAAAGAGCATGGATGCATCAAGAGGTACCATGTCTCGCACTGTAGATCGTTTCAAAAAG GTTTTTGATAAAAAATCAAACCGGCAAGTATGTAAACTTGCTGCATATTTTGTAGTCTTATTCATTTCAGTATACTTCCTCATCAA gTTCGTTGGATACTTCATGTGGAGATAA